TTGATGAAGTGGGAACGCAGCCTCCGACCACACCGCGTGTACTGCTGTTCTCCAATAAGAACATCTACGAGCGGAAGGTCTGGCGCTGCTCGTTTAACGAGTTCGCGGGCATCTTGCAGCAGATTGATGCGGTGGAGGTCGTTGCCCCGAAGCCGACCAGTTGGTATCGCAACGGCAAACGGCTGGTTTCAAGGCTAGGAGAGTATCTCAGTACTCCTCTGAACCCCGGCGTTCAGAAAGTCGTGCTGGACAGGGAATACGACATCTTCGCTGCCTTCATCGAGGTACCGTCCGAGCTTTTCCATCTCTGCGCCGTCGACGACTGGAAACGCCGTTGTAAGACCTCCGTCTGCTGGGTGATTGAGTTCTACGTCAAAGATATTCCGATGTTCAAGAGCGCGCTGGAAGTGCTCTCGCGCTTTGACCATGTCGTCTTCATGGCGCAGGCGATCGAGCCCTTTCGCAAATGGGTCGGAGAGGCCAGCGGTTATTTGGCTCCAGGGGTTGATGCCATACGATTCTGCCCTTTTCCAAACCCGCCGCGGAGAAGCATTGACGTCCTCAGCATCGGCCGCAGATCGTCGGAAACCCATCATGCGCTGCTCCAGTTGGCCCGCGACGACGGGTCTTTCTATGTGTATGACACCATCAACAGCCTGGACGGTTACGATCTCGAAGAGCACCGGCTGCTATACGCCAATATGGCCAGGCGCAGCCGCTATTTCCTGGTCAATCCGGGAAAGATCAACAAACCCAAAGAGACCGGAGGACAGCACGAGTTCGGGTACCGTTATTTCGAGGCGGCCGCGGCCGGCACTCTCATGATCGGCGAGCGGCCGCAGAACAACAAAGAGTTTGATCGGATTTTCCACTGGGACGGCGCCGTCATTGATCTGCCTTTCGGCTCAGACCGCGTTGGGAACATCATCCGGGAAGTAGATATGGACCCAGAGCGGGAGAGCCGAATTCGTAAGCAGAACATCACTGAATGCCTCTTGCACCATGACTGGGCCTATCGCTGGGAATCCATGCTCCAGTTGGCTGGGCTTGCTCCGTTGCCGGGTCTGGTGCAGCGCAAAGAGCGACTGCGGCAGCTCGCGAAACAGGTCCAGGAAGCGCGCGTCGAGCCCTGACGGTGCCGGCCAGAGCCTTGGCAGCCGGCTGGCCACCTTGATGACGACGTGAGCTGGACGATCGGTCCTCATTTGCTGGGCATTATCAGCCGCGCTGAGCATAGAGGCAGGTGACGGGCTTACTCGTCGACTTGCTGGGCCGCTGCTGCCCGCTCGCAACAGAATCCGAGAGCGCCATCATTGCGAAGGCTGACGCATCATCCGCACTCTGTAGTTCGCTATTTTTTCAAAGAGGGTTAAATCTATGAAGGTCGTTATTTTTTGTGGTGGATTGGGTCTGAGGTTGAGGGAGTATTCTGAAAACGTACCCAAGCCTCTGGTTCCCATTGGAGACCATCCCATCGTCTGGCACCTGATGAAGTACTATTCCCACTACGGGCACAAGGATTTCGTCCTTTGCCTCGGCCACAAGGGAGAGGCGATCAAGAAGTTCTTCCTCGACTACAATGAAGCCCTCTCCAACGACTTCGTCCTATCAAAGGCCGGTCGAAATGTGCAGCTCCTAAGCACCGACTTTGCGGACTGGCGGATCGCGTTCGTGGACACGGGCGCCAAGTCAATGGTCGGCGAACGCCTCTTGACCGTTCGCGAGCATGTCGGGAACGAGGAGGTGTTCTTGGCGAATTACGTGGACGGGTTGACTGACATTGACCTGAACATGGTTATCGAGCGCTTCCTCCAGTCCAAGAAGACAGCGTGCTTCGTATCCGTGCCGCCAACATCAACATTCCATCTGGTCGAAACCGATGGGGACTCTCAGGTGACGCGTATTAACCATGCCGGTACTTCGAATACCTGGATCAATGGCGGCTATTTTGTCTTTAAGCAGGGAATTTTTGACTACATTAGGCCTGGCGAGGATCTGGTAAACCAACCGTTCCAGCGGCTCATCGCGGCGCGGGAACTCATCACCATTAAGCATAGAGGTTTTTGGGCGTGTATGGATACCTTCAAGGAGCGGCAGCAGTTGGAAGACTTCTGGTCGAAGGGCGCCGCCCCCTGGCAGGTGTGGTCAAGCAATGGCAAGAAAACGGATGCAGAGACAGCTCCTGGCATCGGAGAACCACGGAAAGCGGGCGTAGTGACCGGCTCGGACAGCCTGTGATGCCGGCCCCTAAACCGCTGAAGCGGGTGCGCGTGGAAGAATGGTTTCGGCGACAGTTGAGAGCAGAGCTTCTTGTGCCCGGCAGGAGGTTGCGTGAGCAGTAGTTTGGGAATCACGACGGACAAGGATTCCGCAGCGGTGATAGAGGCAGGACATCTCCGCACCGATCATCTGCTCCACAACATTGGACGCCGTGCTGTCTCTGGCGGCTTCGTGACGGTTGGCGCACAGGCGGCTAAGTTTGTCCTCAACTTCACTGCGGCCGCTGTCCTGGCTCGTCTGCTGAGTCCAAGAGATTTTGGACTGGTGGGCATGGTCCTCGGTGTCACCGCTCTGGTGGGGATATTCAACGTACTCGGTCTTTCAACAGCCACGGTACAGCGAGAGACGATTACGCAGCAACAGGTCTCCAACCTATTTTGGGTCAACGTCTCTGTCAGCGGGATCTTGGCTGTCATCTGCATCGGCCTCGCGCCCTTGATTGCGTGGTTTTATCACGATCCGCGGGTCGCGGCGATCATGCTGGCGCTGTCGCTGACCTTTCTTCTGACCGGCTCAACCGTCCAACATCAAGCTCTGCTGACTCGGCAAATGCGCTTTCGAGCGCTCGCCATCATTGATGTGACCTCGATGCTGGTTGGTTTTACGACGGCATGCTGCTTAGCCTGGTTTGGGTTTGCGTATTGGGCTTTGGTGGCCCAGCAACTGGTCAATGCAGCTGCCAGTCTCGTGCTCACGTGGTGCACGTCCGGATGGCGCCCGTCCATGCCAAGTCGGAACAGCGGCGTGCGGCCCATGGTGAGCTTCGGGGCGCACCTCACCATCGCCGACTTTGTCGGCCGCTTTTCGGTCAACAGCGACAACATCTTGATTGGACGTTTTTTCGGAGCGGGACCCCTCGGCCTCTACACGCGAGCGAACGTGCTGCTGGCACGTCCCTTAGAGCAAGTTCTCACTCCCATCGCCTCTGTTCTGGTACCCGTACTCTCGCGGCTCCAGTCTGATTCAGAACGGTATCGGCGGACCTTTATGCGCGCCTATGACACGCTGGCACTCATCGTTTTACCGTTCGCGGCGATGTGCCTCGCCTTAGCAAGGCCGCTGGTTCTGCTAATCCTCGGTCCGAAGTGGACGGATGCGATTCCCTTGTTTTCCGCCTTCGCGCTGGTCGCCGTGTCGTCGCCACTATCCGTCGTCGGTAGCTGGTTATTTGAGAGTCAGGGGCGAGGACGGGACCAGTTGCACAACCACACATTGGCCGGTGCCGTGACCGTAGGCGCCTTTCTGATAGGGTTGCGATGGGGGCCTCTCGGCATGGTCTTGTCGCTTGCGTTCACGAGCCTGGTGATCCGTTTGCCGATTGTCTACTACTTGGCTGGGCGACGTGGTCCGGTGACTACTGGCGATCTATGGATTGGCTTCTTGTCCCATTTGCCCTGCTGGGGAGCAGTGTATCTTACGACGACCCTGGCGTATAAGGCGGTCGACCATGCCGCTCCCATCGTACAGTTGCTTGTGTGTGGTCCCGTCGGATTAGCAACGGGAGCTGCGCTGATTTTCATGTTTCGTCGACCACGCCAGAGCGCCTTCTATGCCTGGAACACAGTTAAAAGTACGTTGGTACGACAGAGGAGTGGTGCAACATCATGAGCAGTCCAGTGAACACTGAGACGGCGCCGCCCCGCCAAAGCAAGCTGCTTTCGCCGGCTGCAAGCAAGAAGTCGAAAATCGCCTTCTTTGGGATCTTTGGAATGCAGAACCTCGGTAACGAGTGCACGCTGCAGGCAATACTGCACAACGCTCGCGAACAGCTGCCCGGTCGAGAGATCTACGGCATCTCCTATGGGCCCGATGACACTTCGCGCCGGCACAACATCACCTCGGTTGCCGTGTCCCAACAGAATTTCGATGGGGTCGTACGCCGGAGTGGTCTCGCAAGATTGCTGCGGATATGCCGGCGGATACCGGGCGAGCTGTCGGATTGGGTGAAGACAGTCAGAATCCTAAGGGGCACGGATCTGGTTGTCATGACGGGAACGGGGATGCTGACCGACTACAGCACCAACGCAGTCGGTTTTCCCTATAGTGTCTTCAGGTGGGCCGTTGCCGCACGCCTAGCGGGGTGCAAAGTACGGTTCGTCGGAGTTGGCGTAGGCCCGATTTACGAGCGGTTGAGCCGGTTCTTTATCCGGCACGCTCTGTCCCTAGCTGACTATAGGAGCTTTCGAGATCAATTCTCCAAGAACAGAATCGCGAAACTTTGTTTCGATAGCGGTAGAGATCCCGTGTTCCCGGACTTGGCATTCAGCCTGCCAATGAACCTTTTCCCGCAGCGCCCCAACCGAACACGCCGAACGCGGCAGGTGGGTCTTGGAGTCATGGACCACCGGGATGTACACCTTTCGAACCCAAATGAGCATCAGGCCGAATATTCCGCCTACCTTGAGAAGATGTGCGACTTCGTATCGTGGCTGGTTGAGCACGGTTACGCAGTTCGTATCCTTCAAGGCGATGCGAAGCATGACAGGAGCACAAGGGCCGAGCTCAAGGCGAGACTGGAGCGGCGAGGAATCCGCTACGATCAAGCTGGAATCACCGATGAGGACACTACTACGGTGGAAGAACTGCTGGCGCAGCTTGCAAAGGTCGATATCATAGTATCTCCACGGTTCCACAACCTTCTCCTAGGACTGATGCTCAATATCCCGGTTGTTTCCATCTCGTACGATCCGAAAAACGATGCGCTGCTGGACGGTTTTGGCTTAAGTAAGTACCGCCAGGCACTGGCCGATTTAGATGTGCAGAAACTCATCCACCAGTTCATGGATCTTGAGGTGCGAGCTGACGAACTCACACCGACATTTAGTAAGAAGGCAGCCGAATATCGCGGCCTCTTAGAGGAGCAGTATCACTCCATCTTCGGTGACATGTGACCGAACCGGAAAATACCTGTTGGCCTTATCCGTTGCAGTTGAGTCATAGTTTGATCGAAAGCCCCAGAGGTGTACATGATGGAAGCGACTGAGAATTACAGGACGAAAGACTACTGGATCGTCGAAAACGCACAATATGCCGAACCGAGTTTCCGACTCCGGAAATGCGCCCGAATCGTCAGTGAGATCGCGCGAGGCAGGACGTGCGACCTGCTCGATGTTGGATGCGGACCGGCCGCTCTCCGTGAATTGCTTAGCCCCAACGTTAGGTATTACGGCCTCGACATAGCAATCCAGGAACCGGCCAGCTACCTGCGGGAAGTCGATTTTGGCGGCAATGAGATCTCGTTCGATGAAAAACGCTTCGACATCGTCACGGCCTTGGGCGTATTCGAGTACATGGGGCAGTACCAGAGCAAAAAATTCGAGGAAATTAGGGACATTCTGAACAAAGACGGCAGGTTCATAATGTCCTACATTAACTTCGGGCATATGCGGCGCAAGGTATGGCCCAACTATAACAACGTACAGCCGATCGCAAGCATGGCGAAGAGCTTGAATGAAATATTTCAAATAGAAAGGTGCTTTCCGGCGTCTCATCATTGGCGCCCAAAACAGCCAGGAAAGCTTGCCATTCCGGCAATACAGATGCACCTGAACTTCAACATTCCCCTGCTTAGTCCATGGCTCGCCGTGGAATACTTTTTCATTTGCTCTCATCGCAAGTGAATCGGAAGCAGCCTGCTGCGCCGCGTGACGACGAAAATTGTCAGCCCGCACAGCCGCCTGTTAAGATGATCGCCGGCAACAGCATGCTGCGGAGTCGAAGATGAAGCCAGGGGCTTGCCTACGTTTCACGCCGACGGACGTCGTCGGCGCAATGTTGATCGATCCGATTCTGCGCAAAGATGACCGCGGACACTTCGCGCGAGCGTGGTGCATTCGGGAATTTGCGGAGCAGGGCATTAGTTTCGTGCCGCTGCAGGCGAATATCGGCTTCAATGTGCGGAAGGGAACCGTACGGGGCCTGCACTACCAAGCCGTGCCCGCACTCGAGGCCAAACTGATCCATTGCACCAGGGGATCCATTTTCGACGTCGTGCTCGACCTCCGACCCGAATCGCCATCGTATCGTAAATGGTACGGCACAGAGTTGAGCGCGGCGAACTACAGAATGTTGTACATCCCCGAGCGTTGTGCGCACGGATACCAGACTCTGGAGGATTGCACGGACGTGTACTATTTGACCTCGCATTTCTACAGCCCAAGCACGGAGCGTGGCGTGCGATACGATGATCCGATGTTCGGTGTTCAATGGCCTCTGCCCGCCACGGCAATCTCTGAAAACGATCGCAATTGGCCGCTCATGAACGCTACGAGCCTCCCATGATTGTAGATACCGCTCTTCGAGAACGTGAGGCCGCCGGCCATCCGATCCGCGTCGGGGTCGTCGGAGCAGGAGCTGCCGGGCGGGCCATCGCCCTGCAGCTCGGAACACCAGCACCGGGAATTCGCCTGGTGGCAATCGCGAACCGGACACCGGAGCATGGCGAACGTTCATTCCGCGAAGCCGGTTTCATGGAATGGCGTCATCCAGAGTCTGCTCGGGATGCTGCAACGGCAATCGCCCGTGGGCTCCCGGTGCTGACGGACGATCCCTCGGTGCTAACCACTTGCGATGCCATCGATGTGCTCGTGGAAGCCACGGGTACCATCGAGCCCGCGGCTCGCATGGTTCTCGACGCGTTCGACCACGGCAAGCATGTGGTCTTGGTGAATGCCGAACTCGATTCGCTCCTCGGCCCGATTTTGAAGGCGAAAGCAGACCGGGCGGGCGTGGTCATTACCCACACCGACGGAGAGGAACCGGGAGTGGCCATGACCCTCCTCCGTTATCTCCGATCGACGGGGCTCCGTCCCGTCGCGGCGGGTAACCTCAAAGGCATGGTCGACCACTATCGCACCCCCGAGACCCAGCGGGGATTTGCCGAGAAGTATGACCAGGATGTCAGGAAGGTCACCTCGTTCGCGGACGCTACGAAACTATCCATGGAGACGACGGTCCTCGCCAACGCGACCGGATTCCGTGCCGGCCGCCGCGGCATGTACGGGCCAGCCTGCGCGCACGTCCGGGAGATGGCAAACCTGCTGCCGGCCGACCAGATGCTCGACACCGGCCTTGTGGATTATGCGCTCGGCGCCGCGCCGCACACTGGCGCCTTCGTCATCGTTCACGAAGACTCGCCGCTCAAGAAAGCTCAGCTCGGGTACGTCAAACTCGGCGATGGTCCGTTCTACGTCTTTTACACACCATTTCATCTGCCTCACATCCAGATCGCCTCGACCATTGGTCGCGCGGCCATCCATCATGATCCAACCGTCGCTCCGATCGAGGGGCCGGTTTGCGAAGTGGTCGCGGTTGCCAAGCGCGATCTGAAGGCCGGTGAGCGTCTCGACGGTATTGGTGGGTTCTGCACGTATGGCCTGATTGACAACACCGCGGCAGCTCGTGGCATGGCTGCCCTGCCAATCAGCCTCTCAGAAGATTGCGTCCTGCGTCGAGATGTTGCCAAGGACGAGGCGCTTTCCTTCGATGACGTGGATGAACCAACTCGCGGCGTCGTCGACGGGCTCTGGCGCGAACAGATGGCACGCTGGCCACAGGCGAGGCGAGCAGCAGAGCGATAGCCTCGCGTTCGGAGTGATCCTCAGCACCGGACAACATCATGATGCCTAACCGTGCATACTGGAAAGGCCGCCGTGTGTTCCTCACCGGACACACCGGTTTTAAAGGTAGCTGGCTCTCCCTGTGGCTCGAAGCACTCGGGGCTGACGTCACGGGATACGCGCTCGCCCCCCCGACCGAGCCGAGCTTGTTTCAGCAGGCCGGGGTCGCCGACGCCGTGCACTCGATTTGCGCGGACATTCGCGATTTCGCGCGGCTCCAAACAGCGGTCGATGACTGCCATCCTGACGTCGTCATTCACATGGCTGCGCAATCCGTTGTGCGTCGTGGCTACGAGGATCCGATCGAGACGTATTCGTCCAATGTTATGGGGACCGTCCATCTCCTGGAGGCACTACGACAGCTCAAACACCGGTGCGTGGTGGTCAACGTCACCAGCGATAAGTGCTACGACAACCGCGAGTGGGTCTGGCCATATCGCGAGAACGATCCCATGGGCGGCCATGATCCTTACTCGAACTCAAAAGGTTGCGCGGAGCTGGTGACCGCCGCCTACCGGGAATCGTTTTTCCCTCCGGGCTCGCTCGAGCGCCACGGCGTGGCCCTCGCGAGCGCTCGCGCCGGCAATGTGATCGGAGGCGGCGATTGGACGGCGAACCAGCTCATTCCCGACCTGATGAAGGCTTTCCTTGCGGGGCAACCCTGCCTGATCCGCAACCCTTCCGCGATCCGACCATGGGAATTCGTTCTGGAGCCGCTGCGTGGATACCTCATGTTGGCGGAGCGGCTGACGGAGGACGGCGCCCGCTTCGCCACCGCCTGGAATTTCGGTCCTTCCGAGGAGGACGCCAAGCCGGTGTCCTGGATTGCAGACCGATTGTCATGCTCGTGGGGGGACCACGCCTCGTGGACTCACGACGGAGCCATGCACCCACAGGAGGCGCACACTCTCAAGTTGGATACCTCCAAAGCGAGGGCCTCCCTGGATTGGCATCCCATGCTTCCCTTGGGCCCGGCGCTCGACTGGATCGTCACCTGGTACCGTGCTTTTAAGGAAGGCGCAGATCTTCAAGGCCTCACCCGAGCACAGATCGAGCAGTATGAGGCCCTCTCCGAGAAGTGACGCCGACGCGCGGCGCCGGGCACGATCATGATCGGACAGCGCGCCAACAATAAGTGCTCAGCCTCGTGGGAATGCAGCCTTTGCCCATGCTTCTGAAGAGAAAACAGGCGTTAAAAGATCTTGCCGACAGAGTTGAGGAAGCTCACGTCGAGCGCCACGGCTCCCAGGTTCAATGACCCCGATCGCCCCAATGTCGGACCAGAAACCAGGAAACGACGCCGCCCGCGCGTTCCTGGATTACTTCTGCTGCCCACCTGAATGCGCTCCGTTTCGGGTGGCCGGCAACTTGCCTGTTAAGGAAGGATTTTTTCGTTTCGGACCGGCTCTGTGTTTCGGCAAAACGGCTGCCGCTTCCTGTAGCACTCCGGCCGAGACGCTATTCGATGCCTTTTCGACCGTCGAAACGTCGGCGGCGGGAGAGGTTCGTTTATGCTTCGACCCCACGCAGGTGGTCGAGAACCTTCGGCGAGAGCGGTACCAGGTTGACCGCAACCGAGAGCGTCTGCTGCGCAGATTGTATTATCGGATTCGGTCGGTTCTTCCGTCCTTCGTTCGCCAGTTGCTGCAGCGATACGTGACTCGCCAGAGGCGGGAAAGCGTATTTCCAGCGTGGCCGGTCGACTGCTCCGTCGAACAGATCTTCGAGACATTGATGGCATTGGCGATTCCGGCGGCGGGCGAGCGCGAAATTCCATTCATCTGGTTCTGGCCGGACGGGAATGAAGCAGCGCTCATGATGACGCACGATGTGGAGGAGAAAAGAGGAGTAGAACACTGCCAGATGCTGATGGACCTGGACGAATCCTTCGGTATCAAGGCGGCGTTTCAGTTGATCCCACAGGGCCGGTACCAGGATTTTGAGGAGATGGCCGCGTGCATTCGCGCCCGCGGCTTTGAGACGAACATCCACGACCTGGATCATGACGGCAGGCTGTATGAGCATGCGGAGCTGTTTCAACAGCGCGCGCGGAAGATCAATGAATATGCGCGGAAGTACGGTATGACGGGCTTTCGAGCCGGCTCGATGCATCGCAACCAGGATTGGTTCGGCATGCTGGATTTCCAGTACGAAATGTCTGTGCCTACCGTCTCGCACCTGGAGCCGCAAAAAGGCGGCTGCTGCACCGTGACTCCCTACTTTGTAGGCGGCGTGCTGGAGTTGCCCCTCACGACGATACAAGACCACGGCGTGTTCTATATCCTGGGTGAACGCTCCATTGACTTGTGGAAGCGGCAGATCGAGATCATCTCGGCCCATCACGGGTTAATCAGCTTCATCATCCATCCGGACTACATCGTGCACACAAGGGAGAGGGGCCTCTATCGCGAGCTTCTGGAATACATTTCGCGCCTGAGGCAGGAACGCAACATTTGGTTGGCGGTTCCGGGCGACATTAATCGTTGGTGGCGCGAGCGAAGCCAGATGCGGCTGGTGCAAGCAGGCGCCGGCTGGGAAATCCGCGGGAAGGGAAGTGAGCGGGCGCAACTGGCGTATGCAGGAATCGTCGATGGCAGAGTGTCCTATCGGATCGCGGACAAGCGCTTTAAGTGCTCGTCTGAAGGCCTGTCGGCGCGGGAAAAACTATCTTAGGCGTTCCATCGCGATCGCAGGAAATGATCGGCAGTCAACGATCCCCATCGGCGAGCGGCGCCGCCGTGATGCCCGTTTACCAAATTGACCCGCTTCAGGATCCTCGCTGGGAACCGTTTCTTCAAACCCATCCGCGCGCCTCGATATTCCATACGTCCGGCTGGCTGGAAGTGTTGCGTCGCACGTACGGATACGAACCGGTTGTATTTACAACTTCTCCTCCGAGCCAGCAGCTTGCCAATGGGATTGTGTTCTGCCGGATCCGTAGCTGGTTGACGGGATCGCGGCTGGTTTCGGTCGCGTTTGCCGATCACTGCCAGCCGCTGGTGCGAACCGCAGATGAATTCGTAGAGCTGGTTACGCATCTGCAACGTGCTTTTCCCAGCGAGAATTGCAAATACTTCGAGTTGCGATGCTTGAGCTCCGACGCACAGGACTTGGAAGCACACACTGGTCTCACCAAGAGTGCCTCCTTTTCCTTCCATTCTCTTGACCTCCGTCCCGATTTGGAGAGTTTGTTTCGCGGCCTTCACCCAAGCTGTGTACAACGGAAGATCCGCCGCGCGCAACGAGAGGGCTTGACGTACGATGAGGGGACCTCAGATCAGTTTCTAGAACAGTTCTACACTCTGATGGTGATGACCCGGCGCCGGCACGGCCTGCCTCCACAGCCATTCGCCTGGTTTCGGAATTTACGGGACTGCCTCGGCAGCAGACTGAAGATCCGTATCGCCTCCAACGATGGCCACCCGATCGCAAGTATTGTCACGGTTCAATACAAGAAAGCAATCGTGTACAAGTACGGGTGCTCCGACGCCCGCTTCCACAACCTGGGGGGCATGCCGCTTCTGTTTTGGCGCACCATCCAGGAGGGAAAAGAGCTGGGAATGCACGAATTGGATCTCGGCCGCTCCGATGCGGAGGACACCGGCTTGATTACATTCAAGGGCCACTTGGGCGCAGCCTCTTCTACGTTGAATTATTACCGCTACCCACCGCAATCTGTGGGAAGCGGTTTCCTCCGCAGAATGGCATTTGTCCCGAGGCTTTACGCGCGCTTGCCGATTTCATGGTTGAGGGCGGCAGGAAATTTTCTCTACCGACACGCCGGCTAGGGCTCATCATGATTCGAGAACAGATCACCTTGGGGCTTGGAATGACGAGGCATCAGGACGCCCCGGAATCCCAAAGAGCCAAGGAGGAGGGTCGTGGATGATCAACGTTGCCCTTAACGGCGGCGCCTCCAGGCCGTTAAACGTACTCTGCCTGGGCTGCCATTCCGACGACATCGAAATCGGCTGCGGGGGCACAATCCTCCGCCTGGCGGAGCAATATCCCGGATCTACGTTTCACTGGGTCGTATTGAGTGCCGTCGGCGTCCGCGAGGCTGAGGCGCAGCGTGCCGCCAGGATGTTCGTCGGCTCCGGCAATCTCCAAGGTCCGCTGCTGAAGGCGTTTCGCGACAGCTTTATGCCCTTCGAAGGGGCTGAAATCAAAGCTGTCTTTGAAGAGTTGAAGGCGGCCGTTTCGCCCGATTTGGTCCTCACGCATTATCGCAACGATGCCCACCAGGACCACCGGCTCATTGCGGAGTTAACCTGGAATACTTATCGGGACCATTTGATCTTGGAGTACGAGATCCCGAAGTATGACGGCGACCTCGGCCAGCCAAGCTTGTACATTCCGCTCTCCGCCGAGGTGTGCCAGAAAAAGGTGCGCTACCTCCTGGATGCCTTTCCGTCTCAGCGGACCAAACGCTGGTTTGAGGAGAGCACCTTCCTGGGACTCATGCGGCTGCGGGGCATGGAATGCAACGCTCCGAGCGGCTATGCCGAAGCCTTCTACTGTCGAAAACTAGTACTGTGAACCGGCCAGTGATGCGTTCCCGCACGCCATTGTTTCTCCTCTGGGTCGCCGTCGTTGTCGCGTTCTGCTGGGGTGTGCTGCGCGAAATTGTGAAGGCATCCCTGGAAAACGGGTTTAGCTCGCACATCGTGCTAATTCCGTTCATCACTGCCTACTTTATCTGGTCCGGACGCAAAACGATTTTTTCCAAGGCGGGCTATGGGGCAGGTCCCGGCGCGCTGGTTGCCGCCATCGGGATCCTCGGCTTCGTGTTGCTGGTGAATTTTTCGCCATTTGCCTCCGGACATACGCTGGTGGCGGCCAAGCTGATCGCCGTGTTCGCCATGATCATCGGCGGTTTCATTGGCTTCTACGGCGCGCATGCGTTCCAAGCCGCCCTGTTTCCATTCGCGCTGCTTCTGTTGATGTTGCCGCTGCCGAGTATTCTGATCGAAAAGGTTGTGTACTTTCTTCAGAAGGGATC
This window of the Terriglobia bacterium genome carries:
- the rfbG gene encoding CDP-glucose 4,6-dehydratase; the encoded protein is MMPNRAYWKGRRVFLTGHTGFKGSWLSLWLEALGADVTGYALAPPTEPSLFQQAGVADAVHSICADIRDFARLQTAVDDCHPDVVIHMAAQSVVRRGYEDPIETYSSNVMGTVHLLEALRQLKHRCVVVNVTSDKCYDNREWVWPYRENDPMGGHDPYSNSKGCAELVTAAYRESFFPPGSLERHGVALASARAGNVIGGGDWTANQLIPDLMKAFLAGQPCLIRNPSAIRPWEFVLEPLRGYLMLAERLTEDGARFATAWNFGPSEEDAKPVSWIADRLSCSWGDHASWTHDGAMHPQEAHTLKLDTSKARASLDWHPMLPLGPALDWIVTWYRAFKEGADLQGLTRAQIEQYEALSEK
- a CDS encoding GNAT family N-acetyltransferase, with protein sequence MIGSQRSPSASGAAVMPVYQIDPLQDPRWEPFLQTHPRASIFHTSGWLEVLRRTYGYEPVVFTTSPPSQQLANGIVFCRIRSWLTGSRLVSVAFADHCQPLVRTADEFVELVTHLQRAFPSENCKYFELRCLSSDAQDLEAHTGLTKSASFSFHSLDLRPDLESLFRGLHPSCVQRKIRRAQREGLTYDEGTSDQFLEQFYTLMVMTRRRHGLPPQPFAWFRNLRDCLGSRLKIRIASNDGHPIASIVTVQYKKAIVYKYGCSDARFHNLGGMPLLFWRTIQEGKELGMHELDLGRSDAEDTGLITFKGHLGAASSTLNYYRYPPQSVGSGFLRRMAFVPRLYARLPISWLRAAGNFLYRHAG
- a CDS encoding PIG-L family deacetylase, with the translated sequence MINVALNGGASRPLNVLCLGCHSDDIEIGCGGTILRLAEQYPGSTFHWVVLSAVGVREAEAQRAARMFVGSGNLQGPLLKAFRDSFMPFEGAEIKAVFEELKAAVSPDLVLTHYRNDAHQDHRLIAELTWNTYRDHLILEYEIPKYDGDLGQPSLYIPLSAEVCQKKVRYLLDAFPSQRTKRWFEESTFLGLMRLRGMECNAPSGYAEAFYCRKLVL
- a CDS encoding exosortase/archaeosortase family protein, whose translation is MRSRTPLFLLWVAVVVAFCWGVLREIVKASLENGFSSHIVLIPFITAYFIWSGRKTIFSKAGYGAGPGALVAAIGILGFVLLVNFSPFASGHTLVAAKLIAVFAMIIGGFIGFYGAHAFQAALFPFALLLLMLPLPSILIEKVVYFLQKGSADLAYGMFSVLGVPVHREGFLLRLPGLTIEVAKECSGINSSVALLITMLLVAVETLQTTSRRVIILLLTIPLSLVKNAVRIVTLTLLALHVDRSFLTGRLHHQGGFVFFLLALAIMFPVWKLLHQSEQKSGSRTISQPPALQQASGVSEQ